catcatgggaaaatcaaaagaaatcagccaagacctcagaaaaaaaaaactgtggacctccacaagtctggttcatccttgggaccaatttccaaacgcctgaaggtaccacattcatctgtacaaacaatagtacgcaagtataaacaccatgggaccacgcagccatcataccgctcaggaaggagacacattctgtctgcTAGAGATTaacgtattttggtgcaaaagtgcagatcaatcccagaacaacagcaaaggaccttgtgaagatgctggaggaaacaggtagacaagtatctatatccacagtaaaaacaagTTCTATagagacataacctgaaaggctgctcagcaaggaagaagccactgctccaaaaccatcataaaaaagccagactatagcttgcaagtgcacatgcagacaaagatcttactttctggagaaatgtcctctgctctgatgaaacaaaaattgaactgcttggccataatgaccattgttatgtttggaggaaaaagggtgaggcttgcaagccgaagaacaccatcccaaccatgaagcatgggggtggcagcatcatgttgtggggttgctttgctgcaggagggactggtgcacttcacaaaatagatggcatcatgaggaaggaaaattatgtggatatattgaagcaacatctcaagacatcaatcaggaagttaaagctcggtcgcaaatgtgtcttccaaatggacaatgaccccaagcatacctccaaagttgtggcaaaatggcttaaggtatgacaacaaattcaaggtattggagtggccatcacctcaatctgacagaaaatttgtgggcagaactgaaaatgacTACAATTAGgccaggaggcctacaaacctgactggttacaccagttctgtctggaggaatgggccaaaattccagcaacttattgcgagaagcttgtggaaggctatccaaaacatttgacccaagttaaacaatttaaaggcaatgataccaaatactaacaaagtgtatgtaaacttctgacccactgggaatgtgatgaaagaaataaaagctgaaagaaataattctctctactattattctgacatttcacattcttaaaataaagtagtgatcctaactgacctaagacagggaatgttttctacgattaaatgtcaggaattgtgaaaaactgagtttaaaaatatttggctaaggtgtatgtaaacttctgacttcaactgtacctcaCATGTTCTTACATTTAAAGGTGAATTCAgttacttttgtctttgtgtcatcttggacttacactgacacctagtggtttggatgcagcatcatttaaaatcaatacttttcagtttcagatgtcattgtagaaatttagtattcacagtcaggcatgattactttaatcaatgagtgaaagtgtcaaataacaggacagataCTGAGATTCatcgagtagtattcagctggtcatgtgattctaacatggcagcccccatgtgcggaccctctccatgtagaataaaacagcttttataagattactgatatgactggagtcttcattttaatgtgaatgcTTATGATTTTCTACATATATTGCGAAATTACAATTCAAGTCTttacgtgttaaacttttttaatgagcaaaaaattactgaatgcacctttaacacTGTGAATTCAATGTATGTATCTTTGACTCATTGTACACAATGGGATGTATATTGACTCACCTGCAGGCCGGACATCCTCCCACCACCACAACAGAAGGCTGGACTATGGTGTAGGTGCTGGTGTAGGCTGGCTGGGCGGCTACGGCAGCAGGCTGTCCGGGGACCGATGGATAACCGGAAGTAGCCGCTGGATAGCCtgtaaaacatcataaaaacCCATTTACATCTACTCTTTTCTAAACGTATCACTTCAGGTGTGGGTGACACACTGTATGATGAGCAGAAGTGTTGTTCAGAGCTGAATATTTAGAAAAGAAAGCGTAGTTGCGGGTATATAAACTATAAAAACATTGAAACAGAGAGACAATCAGTGAAAAGTCAATGACTAGTTAATAACgaaccaacacaaacaaagtGTGGGTGTTTATACAGTCAAAACAGTCATTTAAGATCTACGGACTTTAAACCTCTAAAATTAAACGGTTTACATAAGAATAACACCATTTCTGTAACATTAAGAATAAGCAAACACTATGAATATTCAAACACTTGACAGCCAGAAGTTCTTATTACTCTCATTAAACACTGATTTgaaataaatgtcatatttatCTTGCAATAAATTACTAgaaggtatcagatggtaataccatagcaCAAATATGGtaggtatttcaaagaataccatagtaCTGCCTCAGTACCATTTGTTATTGTAGTCTTACTGAAACTTTTAGGCAAGTCCGTGTAACATAACATCGCCTATACTTAATAGGCCCCTGGTGTGAGAGAGTTATTAACAGGTTGAAAACAGTATTTTCGGTTCTCTTGCCTTGATAGGGCGGCGCTGCTGAAGGTTGGAAGCCCGCCGCGGGTGGAGCGGCCGCGGGGATCGAGCCGTAGTCATACGCGCCCGGGACTGCGTTGTACGCTGGAGGTCTGTCCTGGAGGAGAGGTTTACTATCCATACTGTCTGATCCGAGGCGTCCTGTTCACCAAACGGACCTGAAATCCTCTCGAGGTTCTGTGGCGTGGACGATCACTGGAGTTcaaacacaaaccaaaacaaagttCTGCTGCGCGCTCTCCATGCGACAACTCCCGCGCTCACAGTGTTAGGTAAATAAACAGTTAGTAACACGTTTATATGTTCTAAAGATGCGCCATCGCAACTTCTACTTGATTCCTCTCGTTTGTAAGAGAGAAATGTGCGTTAGTTGAGAGTGAAACTCCTCATCAAACTCAACAAGACGGTTTTTTCCTGCTCGCGCTCGCTGTCACAAGACTTGAGTCACGTGATTGAGTCTGCGGGGACAGAGGGTGGGGAGACCTCTTAAAGAGACAGGCGATCATTTACGCAGATAAAACAAGTATCTACGGCTGCAGCTTACAGAATGGGGCGGGGCAACATATTGGGGCGTGGCTACACGTGTAGCCCCACCCATAACTTACTCTCATTGGCTCGGTCATCTTTTATTGGTGTACATGATAGGAGATGCGTTTTAAATAAGTGTAGCCTGATCATTTTTATTATAGTGCTGTGGCTCATAAGTGATGTGAAATTGTGTTGTACCTCACGGTTCACTGCAAACAGATGTAGTAGGAGTCTGACTGAGCAGCCTGTTGTTGTGTGAAAGAGGAGGGCAAAATTACTAATCCTACTATGGTGAAGATTCAACTCTAATGCAGTAGTCAGTGTTGAAATAATTAGTTTTTTTAGTGCTATGACTCGTAAGTGACTTTGTTATGGAAGCCGGTTTCTGCCtcatatgagatactaagtcattattatgagatactaagtcattattatgagaaatgttCTCATTAATTTGAGAAACTATCTCATAATAATGGCTTAATATCTCATTATATTGACTTACAAAATCGTATTTTTTATCCTCCATAGGGCGGAATCCGGCTTCCATAGTAAATTAACTGTAAATTACACTCCAATTCTCACaaaagttataaagatgtaatatAAACGTATTTTCAAATATCCTAATTTTGGGGGGCAGAATGCAAAACCTCATGTCgttcatttaatcattcattcaTAAGGCATGTGCTTGTTTACAACGGACAATTCTCGAAAAAACCGAGATCATGCATGCACTCGGTTTTCACACTGGGAATGTTTGCTGCGGTCTGAATCCGAGCGCGATTGTATCCGTCGACCCcccccccgcagctttggtctggtttcaaactcgtgtctcgtttggaaggatgcgtcctccggagttcgcatttgtcggccgcatacgtcatcaaggctgtctcatttcataaaagcgagtaggacacttcgaatgcgaccttctttcacgggaattcggaggatgcatgaggtgtatccttcgtgggcactcacaacccacaattctttgcttctatggaaatttctaaataaaatgacgcaatttgcccataaatatgatgttcaaacgcaagtaatgttaattcccaagttgaagtacctcagtagatgtgtgcagagtatataatatgtataattatattaatatataattaaaataaagtattagactaaaagtacacctgtaaaatcaattttcttttctctttacatcactATAagtctcctaaaatgtacctcatgcattcccttctaaaaggactttgttcccttctcactcaatgcactcgcgcttgttaaagagtggcgcgctgtcatagcaaccatgttacgttctgtttccgtttgtcctacgaaggctgtctcgtttaaacgagtcttatttaaaggaggacactcggtatactgcagccttcaaaggatgcgtcctacctagcatacagccttccaaacgagacactgATTCTGTCGAACCCCGGTGTTTTTCCGTCATCAACTTGTGTCATCACAAACGTGCACATGATGGAAAGCACAACACGGGtcgctatatttgtgtgtttgttattaattttgtgtcattatgcacaccagagtggACGACACTTGCTCCTCTGTGTGTCGCATGCCGTAATTCAGCAGTTGAACATCCAGGAGAAGGCGACTATATCTGATGCATAATTTTTGAGAACCCAGCTGGTtgcacgctcactcactcacataattcaaatcaagtcaaatcaaatcacttttattgtcacacaaccatatacacaagtgcaatagtgtgtgaaatacttgggtgcagttccgagcaacatagtagtcgtgacagtgataagacatataccaatttacaataaacatcagatttacaacacaatttaaaatctaatatacacataattacacataacacaatatacaaataataacatacaatgtacagtatacaatacacacaatatagaatacacattatacaataaaaaagtatatatagtatacataaaatgtacagtaggttgtattgtactgtattgacattcaggctgtcagttgacagtaagttgttaagagagaatataatataataataatataatttatgacagtccagtttgagatataagagtaagagtaataaagtgcagtgctgatgtattttgatcgtgggagatcaagagttcaaaagtctgattgcttgggggaagaagctatcatgtagtcggctggtgcgggtcctgatgctgcgataccgcctacctgatggtagcagtgagaacagcccatggcccgggtggctggagtctctgatgatcctccgagcttttttcacacaccgcctggtatatatgtcctggagggagggaagctcaccttcgatgatgtgtctggcagttcgcaccaccctttgcagtgctttgcggttgtgggctgtgctattgccgtaccaggcggagatgcagccagtcaggatgctctctacagtgcaggtgtagaaccgtgtgaggatgtggcggttcattccaaacttcctcagccatctcaggaagaagaggcgctgatgagccttcttcacaatggcttcagtgtggatggaccatgtgagttcctcagtgatgtggacacccaggaacttgaagctgctgactctctccactggtgctccattgatggtgatgggactgtgttctctatctcttctcctgaagtccaccacaagctcctttgtcttactgacgttgagggagaggttgtgctcctgacaccagtgtgtcagagtgtgcacctcctctctgtaggctgtttaatcattgtcagtgatcagacctaccaccgccgtatcatcagcaaacttaatgatggcattggagctgtgtgttgccacacagtcatgtgtgtacagggaatacaggagtgggctgagaacacagccctgcggggctccagtgttgagggtcagtgatgaggagatgttgctgcccattctaaccacctgacatctgcttgacaggaagtccaggatccagctgcacagtgagctgtttaagcccagagcccggagtttctcatcaagcttggagggcactatggtgttgaatgctgagctgtagtctacaaacaacattctcaaataagtgttctttttttccaggtgggagagagcagtgtgtattgtagatgcaatggcatcatcagtggagcagctgttgcggtaagcaaactgcaatgggtctagtgatggaggcagcacagagtagatgtaatctctgattagtctctcaaagcatttgctgatgatgggggtcagagcaacaggacgccagtcatttaagcaagtgattttggattgctttggaacaggcacaatggtggacgttttaaagcatgtggggactacagacaaagagagggaaggttgaaaatgtccgtaaaaacaccagccagttggttcgcgcacgctctgatgacacggcccggaatgccgtctggacccacagctttgcggatattcacccgtcggaaggatcgggttacatccgctacagagacggagagtgaactaacccatgtagctttggccgcgagagctctctccacgagggtggtgttatttccctcgaaacgagcataaaaagtatttagctcatccgggagaggcagcggtgttcacggcggagtttttattccctttaaagtccgtgatgatattaattccctgccacatgcttctagagttggtgatgttgaactgtccttcaatcttgttcctgtactgacgttttgctgttctgagggcataactggcttgtttatgctcctctgcgttcccggaattaaaagcggaggtccgcgcatcaagtgccgcacgaacatcgctattaatccaaggtttctggttcaggtagatccgtattgttctggtcggaacgacgtcctctacgcactttctgatgaaacacgttacgctatcagcgtaaagctcgatgtcgtcatcagaggcggacctgaacatctcccagtccgcgtgatcaaaacagtcttgtagtgtagagtctgattggtccgaccagcactggattgttctgagggtgggtgcttcctgtttcagtttctgcctgtaagcgggcagaagcagaatggaagagtggtccgatttgccaaatggtgggcgggggagggatttgtagccgtcccggaagggagagtagcaatggtccaaaacccggtcccctcatgtgttaaaactaatgtgttggtggtattttggtgcaactgatttgaaactggctttattcaagtcccggtcacaatgaacgtggcctcagggtgcgtggtttcctgcttgcttatgatcccatacagttccttgagtgcccggtctgtgtcggcttgtagcgggatgtacacagcagtgataatgaccgctgtgaattccctcggtagccagaatggtcgacatagaagcatgagaaattccagatcaggagagcagaaagacttgatagaatgtacgttcctctgatcacaccaggatttgttgatcataaaacatacaccaccacctctgcttttacctgagaggtctttcgctctgtctgctcggtgaagggagaaccccgcgggttcaatggctgaatctggaatctcagcagacatccaagtttccgtaaagcagacaatgcagcagtccctcgtctctcgttggaaagagatctgcgctctcagctcgcagagcttgttgtccagagactgaacatttgccagtagaatactgggtagcgggggtcgatttgcacgacgtcttactctgatgagaacgccgagAATATTTAAAAGGCaccaaaccttttctgtgtcctGCAACATTTCCCTGCCACTCATGAtgcacatgtgtgtttgtttttgtgcaactgatgatgtcatcatgcttaaatcaATCGTTTTCTGCCATAACAGCTCGTCATCATGAGTGATTATTTTGCATGATTAATAATAGTTTCTTTCACTGACCAAGTTTGCTTTATGCACGCCGTCTGTATCTGCTCGATCTATTGATTAGGCTACTCTGCATTTTAGGAATTTAGTCGTTTTAATTTATGCCATCAACAATAGCAAACAAGAGGctgatgaactgatgaaaattATTATGCCATTCTTGAGATAGTTGCGGTGCTTTCACTCGTAGCTTATTTCATATTGATTCATAATAATTTCATAATAATATCATTTCTTTTAAGGATTGTAAACAATTATCTCTCCTCCTCGTTCCAAAAATGTGTGCTCCGTTATGTCATCGGCCTAAAAATTACTTTCTAattgacatgcacacagaaaccAACCCCAGTCAATAAATAGTCCGTTACAGCGGAAAATAAGGAATATTGCATGAGGCATGCAGGCTATAACTGTTAATACTGTACTGTCCTACCGGTGCATGAGcaccaaacacaaaaaaagaaaaacacatataCATGATTTTCAGTTGGCATTTGTTTAAGAATATTTTTACATCAGTTTCAGCCTTTATAAATCCCGATTTATTCCTCAATTTTAATGTAGgataaaatccatggaatttagAATTTAATATCACATACAAGAAATCAaatggtttggctcaactattcaGTATCTCTTAAACCATGATAACACACCAGCAACGACGACCACATCTCCTATCATATATGACAATGAAAGATGATGTAAATGTAGCCCCGCCTCATTCTGCAGGCTGCAGCCAGGTCCTTCTCACCAACAATTCCTATGGCAACTTTaagacaaaaagttttttttatttttttaatgtaatttttttgccatttcgtTCTTCCAGTTAAAAAACGAAACTTGAAGCAATGTCATAAAATATGAGGTATATTCGTAAACTCTTGAGTTGTGATTGGAAGTAGAGTACACTAATACATCAATCGATTCTGAGCGTTTCTCCACATTACACATGAAGGAAcgcttccatccaatcactgcACTGTCTCATGCATGAGCTCGCATTACAGCGGAGACTTCAAAACCACACACGGACTTGACAGCGGTTCCTGGTTCAGATATGAGAGCGGACTTTTACACAAAATACCGTGGTGAGATGGGAATCACTCATCAGAATGGACCGCGGTCGATAACCAGACCAGAGCGAGCATGTTTAAGTGCGAGATGTGAAAGACTGTTGCTGAACAAGAggggtttcatgacactttaatgTAGTGAAAAATATTTTGCTGTTAACAACAACGCTGTTTTGGAGTGTTGCCACAGAAACAAACTTTCCAAAGATGTGAACAGCTACGAGTAGAATCTGTTTAGttgccatctcgtaattacagttaTTCCGACAGTACGTGAATGCAGCATTGTCACTGAAAAAAGCCAAACTTTGTTTAAAGAACCCTAGGCGAATGAAGACTGCATTTATACTACTCTTGGCGTCGTTTTTAGAACATGTTTACTTTGTTGAAGAAAATACAAATATAGAACATcacatccaaaccacacccatgattagatttaaccaatcatcaatgctcttccACAAGCGGAGTTCCCCTTTATTCTTAGGGAGAATTTGAGGAAAGTGCACAAACAGGAGAAATAGTACCAAACGAAGGAACATCAGGGTAATTTTTCCTAGATCAAAATGAGGTCAAGTAGCCTACTTATCAGTAACTAGTTTTCCTGCTTTTATAAAGTATGATAGTATGATTTACATACAGCAACTATTTTTGTAAGTACTCACTGGGGTTTACAGGCACTACATTTACATACAAATAATATTACTGTAAGTGTATATTGACCACATAGCacactgtttaaaggaatagctcacccaaaaatgaaaattctcttattaaaaCAGATCGTATCACACAAGGATCAAACTAATGGAGTccgatggattacttttatgctgcttttatatgatttttgaatattcaacattttggtcaccattcacttgcattgtatggacctacagagctgagatattcttataaaaatatttgtatgtgttcagcagcagaaagaaagtcatacacatctgggatggcatatgggtgagtaaatgttgagagaaaattaagttttgggtgaactattcctataaccaAGATAACATACATAACTAAAACATACAAAACccctgaaagtaaaaaaaaaaaaaaaaaaaacataaaaaaaaaaattgaggtacCTGATCAGGTGAAAATGCAATCATATGTAAATTCATCTTTTTCATGGCATATGGATTATTATCAGTCTGAAATAACGATGCATTTAAGAAGTATTTTAGGGGGTCAGAAATTGGCTGGTTGGCATCACCtcgttagcccctgctggtagatgtcaTAACTACCATTATGATGGCAAAAAACATCCCCATTTGAAACATCCCCCGTTTCCCCATTGACAGCCATGCAAAAATAACCATGTAATCTGACAAGTAAagaaaattgaaaaataaatcaagtgtgaaaaaagaaagacagCAGACAATACATTCCATGCTTTTAAAAGACCTCCAAAAAATTTAACACTCTTAAAACATCTAccataatataatgaaatatttgcgatacttgcaaaaaataaatatataaataaa
This portion of the Myxocyprinus asiaticus isolate MX2 ecotype Aquarium Trade chromosome 14, UBuf_Myxa_2, whole genome shotgun sequence genome encodes:
- the LOC127451188 gene encoding brain protein I3-like, producing MDSKPLLQDRPPAYNAVPGAYDYGSIPAAAPPAAGFQPSAAPPYQGYPAATSGYPSVPGQPAAVAAQPAYTSTYTIVQPSVVVVGGCPACRVGVLEDDFTCLGIMCAIFFFPLGILFCLALRQRRCPNCGATFG